TACTCACCTGGACGGTAACCAACAATGCGCAAACCAGGAAGGCTTTCTTCCACAGCATCTCGATAgggagttgtgtttttttttgctgcttaatGAGCCGACGAAGGCAACGACTTCGATAACTGTACCAGATCGTACGGTGGACGAGTTACTTTTATACCGTGGTGGTTGCTTCCTTCGGAGCTGTTCCCACTCCACCCAGAGGAGGACACCCAGGTGTGATGAAACGTTTTGCGGTACACCCGACAATGCAACCCATTGTGTAGTGCGCGAAAAATTCGACGCACTCCAAAACACCACCTCGATTGATCCTCGTACACACAGCGCGTGCACATGAACCATCTAGAAGCATAGCGAGATCGTCGAAGATCGCATGTAGATGACTGTATGAAAACGCCGTTCCGGTTCCCTATTCACCTTCCGCATTTATTCTAGAAGGTCAACGGCGCGTCCCTATGTTGTTATGGGGACGTGATAATCAAGTTCTAAGACACATCTGCGTGCCACCCGAAGAGAAGGTGTTCGAGGAGCACAGTGTCAACCATTGATAGGGCGGTTCGTTTCGCCTGTGGAGTAGTTTTGTCAGCAATCGTGGTTTAATAAAACTACAGATCAACGTTTGTGACGTTTTATTAGTGTATGACGCGTTGTTTGTAGAGCCCGGTCCGATAGCTCGGTTGGCAATTGTACCAAAGGAGACTTGGATGGAAAACATCCAGCACCTGTCCTCCCTTCATGAGTTCAAGGTCCAAACCACTTGGTAATATGTGCAATAGCAGCTGTTGGTAGACGTCTACTAATTAACAAAATAGTGTGGATATTTTTCCTACAGTTATTGTGCTCTTGTTCCTCGTGGTGATCGTTGATTCGAGAAGACCTCCAGAACACACCAGAACTCTTGGGAATGTGTGCAATAGAAGCTCTTTATAGATGGCTAACTAAcgtagatttttttattgttttttgtacaattttgtaCTTCTTGACGATCGTAATGTGACTGCGTATAGTATTGTACGCCCCCAGCCATCACATACATTTCTGAGGCATAAGGCAATGTCTGAAGTCCTCTCAATCCCAGGGGTTTTTGCACTACTGTGTAATGGAAAGAGTGGGTCGGTGGGGTATTTGGTAGTGGTTCCGGTTCCAAACGACGGTTTACTTACTTACATATCAAGCGCTACTACCGCCTCGCGGTCTTGACCTGCAGCAGGAGCCAATCCATAATGACGACCTTTCTGGACGACATCACTAAATCCCAATTTGGGTCTACCACGCCTCCATGTGGACAACCTAAAAGAACCTTAAGGGCTGGATCTGGtggtccggtgtcattctcatcaAATGACCACCCCATCGGAGCCTAGCGGGTCTAATccactgtacgacagtgagttctCCATACAGCTCGTAGAGCTCGTCAATGTAGTGTTGACTACAATACTAATGTAATGCAGTAGTCAATGTGGTATAGGATCCTCCAATGTCTTTCCACACATTCGGGGTCAAAAATCCTACTGACCATCTTGCTTTCGAACACGGCTAAGAGGTTTTCGTCAATTTTGGACAAGGTCCATGTCTCAAAGGCCTATGTGAATAGTGGAACTATACAAGTGCTATAGATTCCCGGCTTCGTTCGTTGCGATCAGATCAGGCAGTCTGCACCGTAACGCGTATCTCACAGGACATACGACAGCACCGgtacaaaatctcatccggaccaatcacCCGTAAgcaagactgactatccagctacgggtaaacaaAGCCAAAGAATGCCTGAAATGGTAGGCCTAGGactcttgaggttgtagtgcTACTAAAGAAGATGTCTTAGAAATAGAGGAGTTGCCACAATGTCAAAGTTCTACCAActaataaattgttttcctaGGAAGTCGTACCTCctgaatgacaccggacatcCCAAATCCTCCCTCCTCCTAATAAGATATCTTCTTTGCTTTTGGGTTGACTTAATTGTGCCACCCATCTCAGAATGATCACAAACATCATTGAGCGATAGCCTTCCAAATGGAATAGCACAGCGATTGGAATCGCCAAACAGGTGCTTCAATTGTTGTCGTCAATTTTGTAGATCGTGTAATGCCTGAGCCCTTATATACATCTGTGTAATTTTGTTAAGACCCATCGatcaatgtttattatttcgttGAGTGCTCGCAACTAATTCGAATAACTACATACATCCACGAACTGTACTACTGGTTGGAGGTCTGACAGGCGGCCAGCAAAGCGTCCAGTGCGGTGGCCTTTGCCACCAGGCCCAGGTTCATAATGGCGCCACAGCTTTCCACACGCTGCACCGTCGCCAAACTCTCCAGATTGATCATCGCAACGACCAACTTCGTCTGGATGCTGACATCCTTCATCAGAGAATCGTTCATGGTGACCGTCTGTGGAATCAAGGGAAGGGTAAAGTTAAATCGGTCTCCGGCCACCGGATGTCACCGGAGGTGCGGTGTACTTATACTCACCTCCGAAAGGCATTTAGCGATGCCAGCCTTTATCACTGGCGTTGAGCTGGTAGAGCCCAAATTGAGGCAGAAGTCGATACGGTTCGCAATGGTGCGCGTCTGCTCGCGCAGCACCATGTTGTACTCACTGATGAACGAATCCGTGTACCCGGTGTTGGCGAAATCGTTCAAGCATTTCTGCAACCCGTCGCGCATATTGTTCTCGAGGTTCGCGATCGCACCGCCGTACTTGTCCTTGCAGCTATTCGCGTACGTACCACCAAGCGACATGAACTGTGCCAGCTTAAACAGTGAATTGTCAAACACCGGCACCAACGACTTGACGTTGTTCTGAATGAACGCCTCCGCACCGGTATAGAGCTGCGTCATCTGGGCCTGCAGACTGGCGGTTATAGTGCTCGCGACGCTCTGGATGGCAGCGGTCGTGGTCGTGATCGAAGCGTTCAGCTGCAGTGCGGTGGCACGGGTTGTCGAGTCCTGCATGAATGGGTTCACACGCGACAGCCTGTTCACGATGTCATTGACACCGTTGGTGGCCTCACCGGTGTACTTACTCTGGTAGGAGCTGATGCGGCCTACCACCTGGTTGTAGTAATCGCGCTGGGTGTTGTTGACCGAGTTCAGCGCATTGGTCATGTCGTTGCTGTAGCTGTTCAGAATGCTGGTCGCTTGTTCGAAGGAGGTACGGATCGTCCGAACGGTGGTCGTGAGACCCTTCTCGGCCGTCGTCACCACCGAAATTGCACCGGCAAGGTTGAACAGTGTCGATGGCTGAATGTTCGACGACACGGTGCTGGCGGAAAGGGGTCCGGCCGCCATTACCGCCGTCACCTGCTTGTACAGTGTGTCCAGATAGGTAGAGATGTCCGTCACCGCCGTCTGGATCATCTTCATCCAGGACGTGAGGGCACCACTGTTCTGGGACGAGGTGGACGTTTGAATTAACGTTATCAATGCTCCGGCCTGGTCGAG
This Anopheles marshallii chromosome 3, idAnoMarsDA_429_01, whole genome shotgun sequence DNA region includes the following protein-coding sequences:
- the LOC128715227 gene encoding uncharacterized protein LOC128715227, whose product is MGMWRSSIVLLIPLLCGLASASPDLGLDISMDYVTQNNPNVLSAANMVGSATSDLQGAIGGYQISKLNGSTSLIASGEALVSLVGNITVNVNEVLRNISIVASQRQLSPSCMFGSMNATIDRAYVALDQAGALITLIQTSTSSQNSGALTSWMKMIQTAVTDISTYLDTLYKQVTAVMAAGPLSASTVSSNIQPSTLFNLAGAISVVTTAEKGLTTTVRTIRTSFEQATSILNSYSNDMTNALNSVNNTQRDYYNQVVGRISSYQSKYTGEATNGVNDIVNRLSRVNPFMQDSTTRATALQLNASITTTTAAIQSVASTITASLQAQMTQLYTGAEAFIQNNVKSLVPVFDNSLFKLAQFMSLGGTYANSCKDKYGGAIANLENNMRDGLQKCLNDFANTGYTDSFISEYNMVLREQTRTIANRIDFCLNLGSTSSTPVIKAGIAKCLSETVTMNDSLMKDVSIQTKLVVAMINLESLATVQRVESCGAIMNLGLVAKATALDALLAACQTSNQ